In Thermocrinis minervae, a single genomic region encodes these proteins:
- a CDS encoding heavy-metal-associated domain-containing protein: MEKVIKIEGMTCQHCVNTVKRALYSVEGVSHVEVSLEDKLAKVSLEKDVPFEELKKAVESFGYKVVGEV, translated from the coding sequence ATGGAGAAGGTTATTAAGATAGAAGGGATGACATGTCAGCACTGTGTTAACACTGTAAAAAGGGCACTCTATTCTGTAGAAGGTGTGTCTCACGTGGAGGTAAGCTTAGAAGATAAGCTAGCAAAGGTAAGCTTAGAAAAAGATGTTCCCTTTGAAGAACTAAAGAAAGCTGTTGAGTCCTTTGGGTATAAGGTAGTGGGTGAGGTTTGA
- a CDS encoding protein kinase domain-containing protein translates to MRFEEFKSSLENLEKIGEGWRGIVYKAVYNSKQVAVKVAKSPEKEHAIRKEAEILNALKGNHNFPQILVVGEDFFVYEYVEGTPFEKLNLTQKEKLLVYSKLLDIAYYLDSIGISRDEFHDLRKNLLIKSDGNLCLMDFDRATFGKGHNLTQFLQLLRREGLITHEEAISLGKEYRKEPKKTYLHLKTLLERLVQEAT, encoded by the coding sequence GTGAGGTTTGAAGAGTTCAAAAGTAGTCTAGAAAACCTAGAGAAAATAGGTGAAGGTTGGAGAGGTATAGTATACAAGGCTGTTTACAACTCCAAGCAGGTAGCTGTAAAGGTAGCCAAATCTCCAGAAAAAGAGCACGCTATAAGAAAAGAAGCTGAAATTCTCAACGCTCTGAAAGGCAACCATAATTTCCCCCAGATTTTAGTGGTGGGCGAGGACTTTTTTGTCTACGAGTACGTGGAAGGAACTCCCTTTGAGAAGCTGAACCTTACTCAAAAGGAAAAGCTCCTTGTATACTCCAAACTTCTAGACATAGCTTACTACCTTGATAGCATAGGCATAAGCAGGGATGAGTTTCACGATCTTAGGAAGAACTTGTTAATCAAAAGTGATGGAAATCTATGCCTTATGGACTTTGATAGGGCAACCTTTGGTAAAGGTCATAACTTGACACAGTTCTTGCAACTTTTGAGAAGGGAAGGTTTAATAACACATGAGGAGGCCATAAGCCTTGGAAAGGAGTACAGAAAAGAACCCAAGAAAACTTATCTACATCTTAAAACCCTCCTTGAAAGACTTGTACAAGAAGCTACTTAG
- a CDS encoding endonuclease III domain-containing protein: MERSTEKNPRKLIYILKPSLKDLYKKLLSLYGPQNWWPVDKKYHAMHGTDPREEVIIGAILTQNTSWKNVEKALERLKNYGKLSLDFILECPTEKLEDLIKPAGFYRQKAKRLKAVARALHPLERIKRITREELLRIDGVGPETADVILLYAFDVESFVVDKYTIRFMERFYGIRKNYHQMKALFEESLEKDLTVYKEFHALIDEHAKRYCKKAPLCEECPVNSWCLSAVPSFQEVSFSRSREEAP; encoded by the coding sequence TTGGAAAGGAGTACAGAAAAGAACCCAAGAAAACTTATCTACATCTTAAAACCCTCCTTGAAAGACTTGTACAAGAAGCTACTTAGTCTATACGGACCTCAAAACTGGTGGCCGGTAGACAAGAAATACCATGCTATGCATGGAACAGATCCAAGAGAGGAAGTAATAATAGGTGCCATACTTACCCAAAACACCAGCTGGAAAAATGTAGAAAAAGCTCTAGAAAGGCTCAAAAACTATGGCAAACTATCCCTTGACTTTATCCTAGAATGCCCTACAGAGAAACTAGAAGACCTCATAAAACCAGCAGGTTTCTACAGACAGAAAGCCAAAAGACTAAAAGCTGTGGCAAGAGCTCTCCACCCTCTAGAGAGGATAAAAAGGATAACAAGGGAAGAACTCTTAAGGATTGATGGTGTCGGTCCAGAGACGGCAGACGTTATACTCCTCTATGCCTTCGATGTTGAAAGCTTCGTGGTGGACAAGTACACGATTAGGTTCATGGAAAGGTTTTATGGTATCAGAAAAAACTACCATCAGATGAAGGCCTTGTTTGAAGAAAGCTTGGAGAAGGATTTAACTGTCTACAAGGAATTTCATGCTCTTATAGATGAACATGCTAAAAGGTACTGTAAAAAGGCACCCCTCTGCGAGGAGTGCCCTGTAAACTCTTGGTGTCTTAGTGCAGTCCCATCTTTTCAAGAAGTTTCTTTCTCCAGATCCAGAGAAGAAGCCCCATAA
- a CDS encoding cytochrome c1, which yields MIRTAFFTVITVLFFFVLWFHNPFVAHESYKVPAEHMKIIEDYGRYAKEGKQLFEQNCQSCHSVRYDAVYPASIQANPNLKALQEKYGKVLPRDVYEATFYSDLMALKESFGKVPPDLSTMYIARGPEYLYNFILEPQKVLPGTSMPPVMTGRPEETAKIVAYLRSVSEPDPAEKNKRALMGVFTIGYLILMGLLLWIWRKKLLEKMGLH from the coding sequence ATGATAAGGACGGCATTCTTTACTGTCATAACAGTCCTTTTCTTCTTCGTACTCTGGTTCCACAATCCCTTTGTGGCGCACGAAAGCTATAAAGTTCCAGCCGAGCACATGAAGATAATAGAGGACTACGGCAGGTATGCTAAAGAAGGCAAGCAGCTATTTGAGCAGAACTGTCAGTCCTGTCACTCTGTAAGGTACGATGCTGTCTACCCCGCCTCCATCCAGGCAAATCCTAACCTAAAAGCTCTACAGGAGAAGTACGGTAAGGTCTTACCTAGGGACGTTTACGAGGCTACCTTCTACTCAGACCTTATGGCCCTAAAGGAATCTTTTGGTAAGGTACCCCCAGACCTTTCCACTATGTATATCGCAAGAGGTCCAGAGTATCTTTACAACTTCATACTTGAACCTCAAAAGGTCCTACCTGGAACTAGCATGCCACCTGTCATGACGGGCAGACCTGAGGAAACAGCCAAGATAGTAGCCTACCTTAGGTCTGTATCCGAGCCAGACCCCGCTGAGAAGAACAAAAGGGCACTTATGGGTGTGTTTACCATAGGCTACCTTATCCTTATGGGGCTTCTTCTCTGGATCTGGAGAAAGAAACTTCTTGAAAAGATGGGACTGCACTAA
- a CDS encoding cytochrome b — protein MIGMIKRWIDERAKLSELWQSQMIDYKVPKNLTFPYAFGVMALVAFAIQIISGIFLVMYYQPNIYKAFDSVNYTIMKEIPFMWLIRNVHAAGANFFLAIVYLHMLTGIYYNAYKKPRELTWMVGWLIYFVLLMTALSGYLLPWGQLSYWGMVVTTEIPTAIPGVIGETISVLMKGGYELGQITLGRFFGLHIWLLPLILLGLVGFHLYLVRANGISNPEGREIDKKKEGVPFHPYMTLKEGAYVMWYLALFFFFVFFHMSHFTPPDNFEPADPFKTPPHIAPEWYLLAYYTIFRSIPEKFLGFVVFNIALLLLLVLPFLDFSPLRSARNRPLFFIAFLVLVISSIALTILGTMPPTPTNAMLGLIFTVGFVGFFLSLPIISIVEWGWYKAKGGKEQ, from the coding sequence ATGATAGGGATGATAAAGAGATGGATAGACGAAAGAGCTAAGCTTTCTGAACTATGGCAGTCTCAGATGATAGACTACAAGGTTCCTAAGAACCTCACCTTCCCCTATGCCTTTGGTGTTATGGCCTTAGTGGCTTTTGCCATTCAGATAATCTCTGGAATCTTCTTGGTCATGTACTATCAACCCAACATCTACAAGGCATTTGACAGCGTCAACTATACCATAATGAAAGAGATACCCTTCATGTGGCTCATAAGAAACGTCCACGCAGCAGGTGCTAACTTTTTCCTGGCTATAGTCTACCTCCATATGCTCACAGGTATCTACTACAACGCTTATAAGAAGCCAAGAGAACTAACTTGGATGGTGGGATGGCTCATATACTTCGTCCTTCTCATGACTGCCCTCTCTGGATACCTTCTGCCTTGGGGTCAGCTATCCTACTGGGGTATGGTAGTTACCACAGAGATACCCACAGCCATACCTGGTGTGATAGGTGAGACCATATCCGTTCTGATGAAGGGAGGTTATGAACTTGGACAGATTACCCTTGGAAGGTTCTTCGGTCTTCACATCTGGTTGCTTCCCCTTATACTCCTTGGACTCGTAGGCTTCCACCTTTACCTAGTTAGGGCCAACGGTATATCAAACCCAGAGGGCAGGGAGATAGACAAGAAGAAGGAAGGTGTGCCCTTCCATCCTTACATGACTTTAAAGGAAGGCGCTTACGTTATGTGGTACCTGGCACTCTTCTTCTTCTTCGTGTTCTTCCACATGAGCCACTTTACACCACCTGATAACTTTGAACCTGCTGACCCCTTCAAGACACCCCCTCACATAGCTCCCGAGTGGTACCTGCTGGCCTATTACACCATCTTCAGATCTATACCCGAAAAGTTCTTAGGTTTTGTGGTGTTTAACATAGCTCTGCTTCTGCTACTCGTACTTCCCTTCTTAGACTTCTCACCCTTAAGGAGTGCACGCAATAGACCTCTCTTCTTTATAGCTTTCCTCGTACTGGTAATATCCTCCATAGCTCTTACCATACTGGGAACTATGCCTCCTACACCTACCAACGCTATGCTTGGTCTGATATTTACCGTAGGATTCGTAGGTTTCTTCCTGTCTCTGCCCATAATCTCCATAGTAGAATGGGGATGGTACAAGGCCAAAGGAGGTAAGGAGCAATGA
- the petA gene encoding ubiquinol-cytochrome c reductase iron-sulfur subunit, protein METSRRDLLGLAIGGLGLVGVAGVLYPLLKTLAPSASSLAGAKVEVDGSQIPEGQVRVVSWKGKPVFVVHLPQNFQWPGKTKETDNYKLLQGQPLYALVAVCTHLGCVPLWKPQGEAEYNYPVFHCPCHGGFYSPWGDNIAGPPPRPLHVPPQKVEGTKLIIGEPGFVKELT, encoded by the coding sequence ATGGAAACATCAAGGAGAGACCTTCTTGGCCTTGCCATAGGTGGGCTTGGCCTGGTGGGTGTAGCAGGCGTTTTGTATCCTCTCTTAAAAACCCTTGCCCCTAGCGCCTCATCTTTGGCAGGTGCTAAGGTGGAGGTGGATGGTTCACAGATACCAGAGGGCCAGGTGAGGGTTGTCTCCTGGAAAGGTAAACCTGTCTTTGTAGTGCACTTGCCTCAAAACTTCCAATGGCCTGGGAAAACAAAGGAGACCGACAACTACAAACTCCTGCAAGGTCAACCTCTTTACGCTTTAGTAGCCGTGTGTACGCATTTGGGCTGTGTCCCTCTATGGAAGCCTCAGGGAGAAGCCGAGTATAACTATCCTGTTTTCCATTGCCCTTGCCACGGTGGCTTTTACTCTCCGTGGGGGGATAACATAGCCGGTCCTCCTCCGAGACCGCTCCACGTGCCCCCTCAGAAGGTAGAAGGTACAAAGCTCATAATAGGTGAACCTGGGTTTGTAAAAGAACTCACCTAA
- the dnaG gene encoding DNA primase encodes MQSLKDLMSKIDIVDVIGSYIDLKRSGSNYMARCPFHPDDTPSLSVSPSKGIWKCFGCGVGGDAVKFVAMYEGISYREALIKLAEKYRIPIKLKTTKDEKIFLIMEEVANFYHQQLKGNERAKEYLKFRKVPSAMVERFMLGFSPSTEKLLEFLSTRGYLNEYEKTGNLYKYKDGSYRDIFLERLIIPIRDAKGRLVGFGGRTISDAQPKYINSPESSVFKKASVLFGLWQAKDYIREKQVAYLVEGYFDVIRMHSIGLKQTVAPLGTAFTQEHAGLLSRYAKRVILVFDGDEAGKKAVRTAASHLLSYGIEVFVCYLPEGEDPDSMGERDPKALENLINGAKNLFDLLIEEDNLKEYVYFAGFLQDGILKHELLTKLSRAKNIPIDSIYSMLPKKTQKKESSHGLSYYEKVFLIGLYRLKPKDVDLRLLNLSPEAMLLAEEILSGEEDLPDFLQNERIPNLEEAFRFALENLKIEKKSVSLRSLRKRFSEL; translated from the coding sequence ATGCAAAGTCTTAAAGACCTTATGTCTAAGATAGATATAGTAGATGTGATAGGGTCTTACATAGACCTAAAAAGGTCTGGAAGTAACTACATGGCCAGATGCCCCTTCCACCCAGATGACACACCTTCCCTCTCTGTATCTCCTTCTAAAGGAATATGGAAGTGCTTCGGTTGTGGAGTTGGTGGAGATGCTGTGAAGTTCGTAGCTATGTACGAAGGGATCTCTTACAGGGAGGCTTTGATCAAACTAGCAGAAAAGTACAGGATACCAATAAAGTTAAAGACCACTAAAGACGAAAAGATCTTCCTAATCATGGAGGAGGTAGCAAACTTCTACCATCAGCAGCTTAAAGGCAACGAAAGGGCAAAGGAATACCTAAAGTTCAGAAAAGTCCCTTCTGCCATGGTAGAAAGGTTTATGCTTGGTTTTTCCCCTTCCACTGAGAAGCTTTTAGAGTTTCTGAGCACCAGAGGATACCTCAATGAGTACGAAAAGACAGGCAACCTATATAAGTACAAAGACGGCTCCTACAGAGACATCTTCTTGGAAAGGCTGATAATACCCATAAGGGATGCCAAGGGAAGGCTGGTAGGTTTTGGCGGAAGGACTATCTCTGACGCACAACCCAAGTACATAAACTCCCCAGAAAGCAGTGTATTTAAGAAAGCTTCTGTACTCTTTGGTCTGTGGCAAGCCAAAGATTACATAAGAGAAAAGCAAGTTGCATACTTGGTAGAAGGATACTTTGATGTCATACGCATGCACTCAATAGGACTAAAGCAGACGGTAGCACCCCTTGGGACTGCCTTCACCCAGGAACACGCAGGCCTTCTTTCCAGGTACGCGAAGAGGGTTATTCTAGTGTTTGATGGCGACGAGGCCGGAAAGAAGGCTGTAAGAACGGCAGCCTCTCACTTACTATCCTACGGCATAGAGGTATTTGTGTGCTACCTTCCAGAAGGTGAAGACCCAGACTCGATGGGAGAAAGGGACCCAAAGGCTTTAGAAAACCTAATAAACGGAGCCAAAAATCTCTTTGACCTTTTGATTGAGGAGGACAACTTAAAGGAGTACGTATACTTCGCGGGATTTTTACAAGATGGCATACTTAAGCATGAACTTCTTACAAAGCTCAGTCGTGCAAAAAACATCCCCATAGACAGCATATACAGCATGCTACCTAAGAAAACTCAAAAGAAAGAGAGTAGTCATGGTTTAAGCTACTATGAAAAAGTGTTCCTTATAGGACTATACAGGTTAAAACCTAAGGATGTTGACCTAAGGCTGTTAAATCTATCACCGGAGGCTATGCTTTTGGCAGAAGAGATACTCTCCGGTGAGGAAGATTTGCCAGATTTTTTACAAAACGAGCGTATACCCAACTTAGAAGAAGCTTTTCGGTTTGCTCTAGAGAATCTGAAGATAGAAAAAAAGAGTGTAAGTTTGAGATCTTTGCGCAAAAGGTTCTCTGAGTTATAA
- a CDS encoding SCP2 sterol-binding domain-containing protein encodes MKKLLGFTLLGMGISFSAPIFMDAEYAKELCHMWNKTPQLVEELGKSESWMAAPERKIFIYREDCGDKKQIQLTIKNENGKAVCVYGGWAKDKRGKDDFLMYAETKRWLEMGRKEYGPMKAMMLGRLKFEGPKFVAMKNMGPFEAFLDIVDNPPHDSSRCP; translated from the coding sequence ATGAAAAAGCTCCTAGGTTTTACCCTTCTAGGGATGGGGATTTCCTTCTCAGCACCCATCTTTATGGATGCAGAGTACGCCAAAGAGTTGTGCCATATGTGGAACAAAACGCCACAGCTGGTGGAGGAGCTCGGCAAGAGTGAAAGCTGGATGGCCGCTCCAGAGAGGAAGATATTCATCTACAGGGAGGACTGTGGAGATAAAAAGCAGATCCAGCTGACCATAAAGAACGAGAACGGAAAGGCTGTGTGCGTGTACGGAGGATGGGCGAAGGACAAGAGGGGTAAGGATGACTTTCTCATGTACGCAGAGACGAAAAGATGGCTTGAGATGGGAAGGAAAGAGTATGGACCTATGAAGGCGATGATGCTGGGAAGGCTAAAGTTTGAAGGTCCCAAGTTTGTAGCTATGAAAAACATGGGACCCTTTGAAGCCTTCTTGGATATAGTAGACAACCCACCTCATGACAGCAGCAGGTGTCCTTAA
- the truA gene encoding tRNA pseudouridine(38-40) synthase TruA — protein sequence MINYLLRLSYVGTDFHGWQVQPGLRTVQGVLSEALNTILGHPVKLIGCCRTDAGVHAKDYVANFLSQKDVKDEALLKALNGMLPKDIGVKEVLKVDPTFNARYHVKEKVYSYRIHNSYRRDPFLYPFVWQLPRTLDLDAMKEACNILVGEHDFSGFAKLEEEDKNTVVHLKEVNMKVEGELITISFRASHFLRYMVRRMVGAIVHVGLGKIDLKNVEEYLKGAKCPYSAKAKGLTLEEVIL from the coding sequence ATGATCAACTACCTCCTTAGGCTCTCTTACGTAGGGACTGATTTCCACGGGTGGCAGGTCCAGCCAGGTCTAAGGACTGTACAGGGAGTTTTATCGGAGGCTTTAAACACCATTTTGGGACATCCAGTGAAGCTAATCGGTTGTTGTAGAACAGATGCAGGAGTGCACGCAAAGGACTACGTGGCCAACTTCCTATCCCAAAAGGATGTAAAAGATGAAGCCCTACTGAAGGCCCTCAACGGCATGTTACCAAAGGACATAGGAGTAAAGGAAGTTCTAAAGGTAGACCCCACTTTCAACGCGCGCTATCATGTAAAAGAAAAAGTGTATTCGTACCGTATACATAACTCTTACAGAAGAGATCCCTTCCTTTATCCGTTCGTTTGGCAGCTACCCAGGACTTTAGACCTTGATGCCATGAAGGAAGCATGTAACATACTCGTGGGTGAACACGACTTTTCTGGTTTTGCAAAGCTTGAAGAGGAAGACAAAAACACGGTTGTACATCTTAAGGAGGTGAATATGAAGGTGGAGGGAGAGCTTATAACCATAAGCTTCAGAGCTTCACACTTTCTCAGGTATATGGTCAGGCGTATGGTAGGTGCTATCGTACATGTGGGACTCGGTAAAATAGATCTAAAGAATGTTGAAGAGTATCTAAAAGGGGCCAAATGCCCCTACTCGGCAAAGGCTAAGGGGCTGACCCTAGAGGAGGTTATCCTTTAA
- a CDS encoding lipoyl protein ligase domain-containing protein, protein MWRVVYTGPRPHYENIALDRIMLDLRSEGKIPNTIRFLKFDPECVLIGFHQAIEQEVRLEYTQREGIQVGRRITGGGAIYFDRSQIGWEVIGSTADLGVSSYEELTKKICQGVARGLRKLGIPAEFRPRNDIEVEGRKISGTGGVFEGNSFLYQGTILMDFSVERMLKSLQIPVEKLTSKGIKSAEDRVEWVKRYLGRLPEDKEVFDAILEGLSEELGIEYQWGELTQEELNLLEEKRDYFASEEWIYHVKKAPESMEMLYGIYRCPGGTFRVSAKVDTQRMVLQEVIINGDLFVKPQRLIYDLEAYLKHTPIRDVEKRIREFFENREWEGLNLTVDDFVEAVIFPLRKVEGLDLGIEKKRLNNIIASIGAPLIENIKKAKVMLLPYCAKPRWCDYRHLDDCGECGGCTVGDAYRLAYEKGMIPITITSFELLRDTLLWCAKNGYTYIGHCCYEFYEKRYEIFQRASKEGANGVLFDIVGTTCYSLGVEEEEKAYHGEFTVELDLIKEDLYKSLSVKESIDGSHHKKNQSFDFSPYFKEFIPSYYKKPKAVPTPQEDRTRTAMQEEVFKGEATIGDRAVSYKEALEYIAKLIKESKRPTLVVGPLLLWDFGEEELRQKAQAVRELLEKLDKVMVKILPDYRPKLKKYDPTVEMDPPNPYHTILHTQNDLTLLVGVHCYRTDFVIRMLRKHTPTTIVTLCGLYGHPEAHASTSFTDAEKIRDLTKLL, encoded by the coding sequence ATGTGGAGAGTTGTCTATACAGGGCCCAGACCACACTACGAGAACATAGCCCTAGACAGGATAATGTTGGACCTAAGATCAGAGGGGAAGATACCAAATACCATAAGGTTTCTGAAGTTTGATCCAGAGTGTGTACTCATAGGCTTTCACCAAGCCATAGAGCAGGAAGTGAGGCTCGAGTACACCCAAAGGGAAGGTATACAGGTAGGCAGGAGGATAACAGGAGGAGGAGCCATCTACTTTGACAGGTCACAGATAGGATGGGAGGTGATAGGGTCTACGGCGGATTTGGGAGTTAGTAGTTACGAAGAACTAACCAAGAAGATATGTCAGGGTGTAGCCAGAGGTTTAAGAAAGCTAGGCATTCCTGCGGAGTTCAGACCAAGGAACGATATAGAGGTAGAAGGTAGGAAGATTTCTGGAACGGGTGGAGTCTTTGAAGGTAATTCCTTCCTCTACCAGGGTACCATACTGATGGACTTTAGTGTAGAAAGGATGTTAAAGTCCCTCCAGATTCCAGTAGAAAAGCTCACTTCAAAGGGTATAAAGAGCGCTGAGGATAGGGTAGAGTGGGTAAAGAGGTACTTAGGTAGACTTCCTGAAGATAAGGAAGTCTTTGATGCCATACTGGAAGGTCTGTCTGAAGAGCTAGGCATAGAATACCAGTGGGGAGAGCTGACACAGGAAGAACTAAATCTACTTGAAGAGAAAAGAGATTACTTTGCCAGCGAAGAATGGATATACCACGTGAAGAAGGCTCCCGAAAGTATGGAGATGCTCTATGGTATATACAGGTGTCCAGGTGGAACCTTTAGGGTTTCTGCTAAGGTGGACACTCAGAGGATGGTCCTACAGGAGGTTATCATAAACGGAGATCTTTTTGTAAAACCCCAAAGGCTCATATACGACCTGGAGGCGTACCTAAAGCATACACCCATCAGGGATGTGGAAAAGAGGATAAGAGAGTTCTTTGAGAACAGAGAGTGGGAAGGTCTTAACCTTACTGTGGATGACTTTGTAGAGGCGGTCATCTTTCCTTTAAGGAAGGTGGAAGGTCTTGACCTTGGCATAGAAAAAAAAAGACTTAACAACATAATAGCTTCCATAGGTGCTCCGCTTATTGAGAACATAAAAAAGGCCAAGGTTATGCTATTACCTTACTGTGCAAAGCCAAGGTGGTGTGACTACAGACATCTGGATGACTGTGGAGAGTGTGGTGGATGTACTGTAGGAGATGCCTACAGGCTCGCTTATGAAAAGGGCATGATACCCATAACCATAACTTCCTTTGAACTCTTGAGGGATACACTCCTGTGGTGTGCCAAAAACGGTTATACGTACATAGGCCACTGCTGCTATGAGTTTTATGAAAAGAGGTATGAGATATTCCAGAGGGCTTCCAAGGAAGGAGCTAACGGTGTGCTTTTTGACATAGTGGGTACCACTTGCTACAGTCTTGGAGTTGAAGAAGAAGAAAAAGCCTATCACGGAGAGTTTACAGTAGAGCTGGATCTGATAAAGGAGGACCTTTATAAGAGCCTATCGGTAAAAGAGTCTATAGACGGTTCACACCATAAGAAGAATCAATCCTTTGATTTTTCTCCATACTTCAAGGAGTTTATCCCCTCGTACTACAAAAAACCAAAGGCTGTCCCTACCCCACAAGAGGATAGGACTAGAACAGCCATGCAGGAAGAAGTCTTCAAAGGTGAAGCCACTATAGGAGATAGAGCCGTAAGCTACAAAGAAGCCCTTGAGTACATAGCAAAGCTTATAAAAGAGTCTAAAAGGCCTACCCTAGTAGTAGGTCCATTGCTCCTGTGGGACTTTGGAGAGGAGGAACTAAGGCAAAAGGCACAAGCTGTGAGAGAGCTATTGGAAAAGTTAGACAAGGTCATGGTAAAGATCCTCCCCGATTACAGGCCCAAGCTCAAGAAGTACGACCCAACAGTAGAGATGGATCCTCCCAATCCATACCATACTATATTGCATACACAGAACGACCTAACCCTTCTGGTGGGAGTCCACTGCTACAGGACAGACTTCGTCATAAGGATGCTAAGAAAACATACACCCACTACCATAGTTACCCTCTGCGGTCTGTACGGTCATCCAGAGGCTCATGCTTCCACGAGCTTCACTGATGCTGAGAAGATTCGTGACCTTACAAAGCTACTGTAG
- a CDS encoding thermonuclease family protein, translating to MMVRFLLLLLALILSGCKVQEAPKKVQEAPQQVSVKPKGDECIVKRVVDGDTFVCVRGNEEIKVRLIGVDTPESSANQKAYRDSAKTGQSLDEIIKMGQEAKKFTSSILKPGTKVYLETDVQPTDKYGRLLAYVWLEDGRMLNEILIREGYAQVYTIPPNVKYAEHFLEAQRKAREERKGFWGR from the coding sequence ATGATGGTTAGATTTTTACTGCTCTTGCTTGCGCTCATCCTTTCAGGTTGCAAGGTTCAAGAAGCTCCAAAGAAAGTCCAAGAAGCACCACAGCAGGTCAGCGTTAAACCAAAGGGAGATGAGTGCATAGTGAAGAGGGTAGTAGACGGTGACACCTTCGTATGTGTACGAGGTAATGAAGAGATAAAGGTTAGGCTGATAGGTGTGGATACTCCAGAAAGCTCAGCAAACCAAAAGGCTTATAGGGATTCTGCAAAGACAGGTCAGAGTCTAGATGAGATCATAAAGATGGGACAAGAGGCTAAAAAGTTTACCAGCAGTATACTAAAGCCCGGTACAAAGGTATACCTTGAAACAGACGTCCAACCTACAGACAAGTATGGAAGGCTACTTGCTTACGTATGGTTAGAGGATGGAAGAATGCTGAATGAGATCTTGATAAGAGAAGGATACGCACAGGTGTACACGATACCACCAAACGTAAAGTATGCGGAACACTTCTTGGAAGCTCAGAGAAAAGCAAGAGAAGAAAGAAAGGGCTTCTGGGGCAGGTGA
- a CDS encoding damage-control phosphatase ARMT1 family protein has product MIAKAPCIPCLINQGINAVKRLNLDDDKQKEIALELVRYLSSLQTIDKSPAYYAYYIQKLVKELTGQEDPFYEIKKLSNAKAYSILKNLKEKDLDLREVLILSGAGNAVDFAIKDSVNLDDILNIGVGRFEYESFVEEFLKARSILIVGDNAGEIAFDTLLVEKLVKAGKEVVYAVKSYPILNDALMEDAIEVGMDKLCRVIENGSDKVGTFLEDCSEEFRKTFYESDIVISKGQANYETLSSSNRKVFFLLTVKCKVIEGEAKSPQGKVAFFVGGMYDG; this is encoded by the coding sequence ATGATAGCAAAAGCTCCGTGCATACCATGCCTCATAAATCAGGGTATAAACGCCGTCAAAAGGTTAAATCTAGATGACGACAAACAGAAAGAGATCGCTTTAGAGCTTGTCAGATACCTCTCCAGCCTTCAGACAATAGATAAAAGTCCAGCTTACTACGCTTATTACATACAAAAGTTGGTCAAAGAGTTAACAGGTCAGGAGGATCCTTTCTATGAAATAAAAAAGCTTTCCAATGCAAAGGCTTACAGTATACTAAAAAACCTCAAGGAAAAGGATCTTGATCTTAGAGAAGTGCTCATACTCTCAGGAGCTGGGAACGCTGTAGACTTTGCCATAAAAGATTCTGTAAACTTGGACGACATACTAAACATAGGAGTAGGTAGGTTTGAGTACGAAAGCTTTGTGGAGGAGTTCCTAAAGGCAAGATCTATACTCATAGTAGGAGACAACGCCGGAGAAATTGCTTTTGACACCCTTCTTGTGGAAAAGCTCGTAAAGGCAGGCAAGGAAGTAGTTTACGCTGTAAAAAGCTATCCTATACTTAACGATGCCCTCATGGAAGACGCCATAGAAGTAGGTATGGACAAGCTATGCAGAGTTATAGAGAACGGTTCTGATAAGGTAGGGACCTTCTTAGAGGACTGTTCGGAGGAGTTTAGAAAGACCTTCTACGAGTCTGATATAGTCATAAGCAAAGGACAGGCCAACTATGAGACTTTGAGCTCTTCCAACAGAAAGGTATTCTTCCTTCTTACTGTAAAATGTAAAGTGATAGAGGGGGAAGCAAAGAGTCCTCAGGGTAAAGTAGCATTCTTTGTGGGAGGTATGTATGATGGTTAG